In a genomic window of Tissierella sp. Yu-01:
- a CDS encoding aldo/keto reductase, with protein MQKRILGGTNYEVSVVGLGGIPIQRVDKSTAVDIIREALNQGMNFIDTARGYTISEELIGQGLQIVGREKFILATKSMVRTYEGMLEEVKTSLQNLKTEYIDLYQLHNVRTMEDFKFVMSEEGALRALKELKEQGIIGEIGISSHGVEVLEAAIDSGEFATIQFPYNAVERQGEPLFEKAKKKNIGVIIMKPLAGGAIRNGEQAIRFILENSNVSVVIPGIDSVEQVVENAKPGIDELPLTSEDREKLEAEATSLGTQFCRRCGYCAPCTIGIDIPNNFIFDSYYTRYNLQEWATNRFKSLSPWAKDCTECGECEKRCPYDLPIINMLKEVASHYDF; from the coding sequence ATGCAAAAACGTATTTTAGGTGGAACAAACTATGAAGTTTCAGTTGTTGGCCTTGGCGGAATACCAATTCAAAGAGTGGATAAATCTACTGCTGTTGATATAATTAGAGAAGCTTTAAATCAAGGAATGAATTTCATCGATACAGCAAGGGGTTATACCATTAGTGAAGAGTTGATAGGACAAGGGCTCCAAATTGTTGGAAGGGAAAAATTTATCTTAGCAACTAAATCAATGGTTAGAACTTATGAAGGAATGCTTGAGGAAGTAAAGACAAGTCTACAAAATTTGAAAACAGAGTACATAGATTTATATCAATTACATAATGTCAGAACAATGGAAGATTTTAAATTTGTAATGAGTGAAGAGGGTGCATTAAGAGCTCTTAAGGAATTAAAGGAGCAAGGTATTATTGGAGAAATAGGTATTTCTAGTCATGGTGTAGAGGTTTTAGAGGCTGCTATAGATTCAGGTGAGTTTGCGACTATACAATTTCCATATAATGCAGTTGAAAGGCAAGGAGAGCCTTTGTTTGAAAAAGCAAAAAAGAAGAATATTGGTGTTATCATAATGAAGCCACTGGCAGGTGGAGCCATTAGAAATGGAGAACAGGCCATTAGATTTATACTTGAGAATTCCAACGTTTCAGTTGTTATTCCTGGGATTGATTCTGTGGAACAAGTGGTGGAAAATGCAAAACCAGGTATAGATGAACTACCTCTTACTTCAGAAGATAGAGAAAAACTAGAAGCTGAAGCTACATCTTTAGGAACACAATTTTGCCGTAGATGTGGATATTGTGCACCTTGTACTATTGGAATAGATATACCTAATAATTTTATTTTCGATAGTTATTATACTAGATATAATCTACAAGAATGGGCTACTAATAGATTCAAAAGTTTAAGTCCATGGGCAAAAGATTGTACAGAATGCGGAGAATGTGAAAAGAGATGCCCATATGATCTGCCAATAATTAATATGTTAAAGGAAGTAGCTAGTCACTATGATTTTTAA
- a CDS encoding NAD(P)-dependent oxidoreductase, whose protein sequence is MKIVVLEDLAIPESDIRNIAKSITDQGHELTLYQKTDNIELQKQYVKDADILVIANMPLKGEVIRAAENLKYISIAFTGFDHVDLEACKERNIQVSNAAGYATIAVPELVFGMAISLLRSVVTLDKKIRYGETKSGSRQQEIYGKNFGVIGTGTIGIRVAKIALAFGANVLAYSNRENEELKSLGVKYMPLDELLSISDIVSIHTPLLPETKGLINKDNIGLMKPSSILINTARGPVVDTAAITNALKEGRISGACLDVFDMEPPLSSGYQILTAPNTVLTPHIGFATEEAMVRRTDIIFNVNIANWLKGEHHNKVI, encoded by the coding sequence ATGAAGATTGTCGTATTAGAAGATTTGGCTATACCTGAGTCTGATATTAGAAATATTGCAAAATCCATTACAGACCAAGGTCATGAATTAACATTGTATCAAAAGACAGATAATATTGAGTTACAAAAACAATATGTTAAAGATGCAGATATTTTAGTTATAGCCAATATGCCATTAAAAGGAGAGGTAATAAGAGCTGCTGAAAATTTAAAATATATATCTATAGCATTTACAGGTTTCGATCATGTTGACTTAGAAGCTTGTAAAGAAAGAAATATTCAAGTTTCAAATGCAGCAGGTTATGCTACCATAGCAGTACCAGAATTAGTATTTGGAATGGCTATTTCATTACTTAGAAGTGTAGTTACCTTGGATAAAAAGATCAGGTATGGAGAAACAAAAAGTGGATCTAGACAACAGGAGATATATGGTAAGAACTTTGGTGTAATAGGCACAGGTACTATAGGCATTAGAGTGGCTAAAATAGCATTGGCTTTTGGAGCTAATGTTTTAGCATATAGTAACCGTGAGAATGAGGAATTGAAGTCACTAGGTGTTAAATATATGCCTTTGGATGAATTGCTTTCAATAAGTGATATAGTTTCAATTCATACACCATTATTACCTGAGACAAAGGGTCTAATAAATAAAGATAATATTGGTTTAATGAAGCCGTCGTCAATACTTATAAATACTGCAAGGGGACCAGTGGTTGATACAGCGGCAATAACAAATGCTTTAAAGGAAGGCAGAATTTCTGGAGCGTGTCTTGATGTATTTGACATGGAACCACCACTTTCATCAGGTTACCAAATTCTTACTGCGCCAAATACAGTGCTTACACCACATATTGGGTTTGCCACTGAAGAGGCAATGGTAAGAAGAACTGATATCATATTTAATGTCAATATTGCAAACTGGTTAAAGGGTGAACACCATAATAAGGTGATATAA
- a CDS encoding sigma-70 family RNA polymerase sigma factor, translating to MYEEIYEALIKAREGDVKSKEWIINSLNPLIIASIKRYYYKSLEFEDLLQEGKLVILECIDNYDITKGTYFLGYVKTMLRYFYLDKHKQKQTSSLNEKIGEDEENELVDLLVSDIDEPVDALLKSEENQVLSDSLDLLTKRQREVIIYFYYEGLSIAHIAEKLGVSYRTIVNTKTKALEIMKKLLVEKLSMN from the coding sequence ATGTACGAAGAAATATATGAGGCTTTAATAAAAGCAAGAGAAGGTGATGTTAAGAGTAAGGAGTGGATAATAAATTCACTTAATCCCTTGATAATTGCATCCATAAAAAGATACTATTATAAATCATTGGAATTTGAAGATTTATTACAGGAAGGAAAATTAGTAATTTTAGAATGTATTGATAATTATGATATAACTAAAGGCACATACTTTTTAGGATATGTAAAGACTATGCTTAGGTATTTCTATTTGGATAAGCATAAACAGAAACAAACTTCTTCGCTCAATGAAAAAATAGGGGAAGATGAGGAAAACGAATTAGTTGACTTACTAGTATCAGATATAGATGAGCCGGTAGATGCTCTTTTGAAATCTGAAGAAAATCAAGTACTATCTGATTCATTAGATTTACTTACGAAACGTCAAAGAGAAGTGATTATTTACTTTTATTACGAAGGACTATCTATTGCTCATATAGCAGAAAAGCTTGGCGTATCCTACAGAACAATAGTCAATACTAAGACTAAAGCATTGGAAATCATGAAAAAATTATTAGTAGAGAAATTATCTATGAATTAA
- a CDS encoding sigma 54-interacting transcriptional regulator, with protein sequence MSLFEISKTAQEISDAISAVLHVDVTIADDNLIRVAATGKYKVFIGERLPQNCSFEEIALSKEPQFIRNPNGEECINCSSKGSCNEKATLGYPIMDEDKLVGVIGLIAFELNQKEELFSKYDSLLEFLKKLSDLLVGNLKKTAYIKQLKIQDELINLTIDNLESGIIYTDIDNRIQFINSVTANMLKFNKEDIIGKNVVELLPLDVINITSNIRKEVKLNIKGRKESFILSRIPILIENNIAGNLYTLQNSSKIIQDAYSIMNVNLNVDFNSIIGDSREIKRVKELAKSVAKSKSTVILRGESGTGKELFARSIHNESTRKNAPFIAINCASIPENLLESELFGYEEGAFTGASKSGKIGKFELANNGTLFLDEIGDLPIHLQPKLLRVLQDECFTRLGGKELVSVNFRLITATNRNLEEMVEKGQFRDDLYYRLNVIPIEIPPLRERGNDISILSEYGLQKYLHKLDKYNITYSEEVKYIMRSYSWPGNIRELENCIEYMVNTVKGNVIMESDLPKNILNQNFYEGHETSGSLKEKIDRCEKDILKSMINNYGSSAEAKFKIAEILDINLATLYRKLNKHDLQ encoded by the coding sequence ATGAGTCTATTTGAAATAAGCAAAACTGCACAGGAGATTTCAGATGCAATATCAGCAGTTCTTCATGTTGATGTAACTATAGCTGATGACAATTTAATAAGAGTTGCTGCAACTGGAAAATATAAGGTTTTTATTGGAGAAAGGCTTCCCCAAAATTGTTCCTTTGAAGAAATAGCTTTATCAAAAGAGCCCCAATTTATTAGAAATCCCAATGGTGAAGAGTGTATCAATTGCAGCTCAAAGGGTAGTTGCAATGAAAAGGCTACCCTTGGTTATCCAATAATGGATGAGGATAAGTTAGTTGGAGTAATAGGTTTAATAGCTTTTGAATTAAATCAAAAGGAAGAACTTTTCTCTAAATATGATTCCTTATTGGAATTTTTAAAGAAACTATCTGATTTGTTAGTAGGGAACTTAAAGAAAACAGCCTATATTAAACAACTAAAAATTCAGGATGAATTGATCAATTTAACCATTGATAATCTTGAAAGTGGAATAATTTATACTGATATAGACAACAGAATACAGTTTATAAACTCCGTTACAGCTAATATGCTAAAGTTTAACAAGGAGGATATAATAGGTAAAAATGTAGTTGAATTACTTCCATTGGATGTTATAAATATAACCTCCAATATACGTAAAGAAGTCAAGCTTAATATAAAAGGACGTAAGGAAAGTTTTATACTTTCAAGAATTCCTATTTTAATTGAAAATAATATAGCTGGTAATTTATACACATTACAAAATAGTTCAAAGATTATACAGGATGCATATAGCATTATGAATGTAAATCTAAATGTGGATTTTAACAGTATCATTGGAGACAGTAGGGAAATAAAAAGAGTGAAAGAGTTAGCTAAGAGTGTTGCAAAGAGTAAGTCTACGGTTATCCTCAGAGGTGAAAGTGGTACGGGAAAAGAATTATTTGCAAGATCAATCCATAATGAAAGTACTAGGAAAAACGCACCCTTTATTGCGATTAACTGTGCATCAATACCTGAGAACCTATTGGAAAGTGAGCTATTTGGCTATGAAGAAGGAGCGTTTACAGGTGCTTCAAAATCAGGGAAGATAGGTAAATTTGAGTTAGCTAATAATGGTACATTATTTCTGGATGAGATAGGAGACCTTCCTATACACCTTCAACCTAAGCTTTTGAGGGTCTTACAGGACGAATGCTTTACAAGGCTTGGTGGGAAGGAATTGGTATCTGTCAATTTCAGATTGATTACTGCAACTAATAGAAATTTAGAAGAGATGGTTGAAAAAGGACAGTTTAGAGATGACTTATACTATAGACTAAATGTAATTCCAATAGAGATTCCTCCCCTAAGAGAAAGAGGAAATGATATAAGTATTTTAAGCGAATATGGATTGCAGAAATATTTGCATAAATTAGATAAGTATAATATTACATATTCAGAAGAAGTAAAGTATATAATGAGAAGCTATTCTTGGCCTGGAAATATAAGAGAACTGGAAAATTGTATTGAATATATGGTAAATACAGTTAAAGGTAATGTAATAATGGAGTCGGATTTGCCAAAAAACATATTAAATCAAAATTTTTATGAAGGGCATGAAACCAGTGGTAGTTTAAAGGAAAAAATAGATAGGTGTGAAAAAGATATACTAAAAAGTATGATTAATAATTATGGCTCTTCTGCTGAAGCTAAGTTTAAAATAGCTGAGATACTGGATATCAACCTAGCTACACTATATAGAAAATTAAATAAACATGATTTGCAATAA
- a CDS encoding L-serine ammonia-lyase, iron-sulfur-dependent, subunit alpha yields the protein MEKVKNLFVDIVKEDSNPALGCTEPVAVAFAGAFGSKYITGNIESIRVVTSKSIFKNGKSVIIPKTNSRGLDLAAALGVVAGDPKDEFMIIKNMDESKINHAKEMVAQGIISVTYTEESPSIFVHIIINTDREVVEVYLRNSHIHIDQVKVNGEVLYEDISESGNGAFFDFIRDVSLKDLRVVSENIPLEEIDFVREGIDMNLRAANEGLNSNLGLRIGSTLNRLHTEGKLNIDVFTKARILTAAACDMRMGGGNCPIMTSGGSGNQGIGVIVPIAVVAEYENIEEEKLIRAVFFAHLINRYVKMFTGKLSSICGCAIAAGVGASAAITWMLGGDDEKIAGSCNNMLANLTGMICDGAKDTCAFKLSTSAEEAVVTAYLANEGVIAEGNVGIVGDSIEDTIRNLGYLCEEGLDHADSAIINIINKGE from the coding sequence ATGGAAAAAGTGAAGAATTTATTTGTAGATATTGTTAAAGAAGATAGTAATCCTGCTCTAGGTTGTACAGAGCCAGTTGCAGTAGCCTTTGCTGGTGCATTTGGTAGTAAATATATCACTGGTAATATCGAGAGTATAAGAGTTGTTACAAGTAAGAGTATTTTTAAAAATGGAAAATCTGTAATTATACCTAAAACTAATAGCAGAGGATTAGACTTAGCAGCTGCCTTAGGGGTTGTTGCAGGAGACCCAAAGGACGAATTTATGATAATTAAAAACATGGACGAGTCAAAGATAAATCATGCTAAGGAAATGGTTGCACAAGGTATTATTTCGGTTACATATACCGAAGAATCTCCTTCAATTTTTGTCCATATAATTATTAATACAGATAGGGAAGTTGTTGAGGTTTATCTTAGAAATAGTCATATACATATTGACCAAGTTAAGGTAAATGGAGAAGTATTATATGAGGATATTTCTGAAAGTGGAAATGGTGCATTCTTTGATTTCATAAGGGATGTATCTTTAAAAGATTTAAGGGTAGTAAGTGAAAATATTCCCCTCGAGGAAATCGATTTTGTAAGAGAGGGAATAGATATGAATTTAAGGGCTGCTAATGAAGGGTTAAATTCTAATTTGGGACTTAGAATTGGTTCTACATTAAATAGGCTGCACACTGAAGGCAAGTTAAATATAGATGTGTTTACTAAAGCAAGGATATTAACTGCTGCAGCATGTGACATGAGAATGGGCGGAGGCAATTGCCCTATAATGACCAGTGGTGGTAGTGGTAATCAAGGAATTGGTGTGATTGTTCCAATTGCCGTTGTTGCAGAATATGAAAACATAGAAGAAGAGAAGCTTATACGTGCAGTTTTCTTTGCACACCTGATAAACAGATATGTAAAGATGTTTACCGGAAAGCTTTCTTCCATATGTGGCTGTGCAATTGCTGCTGGCGTAGGTGCAAGTGCTGCTATTACATGGATGCTTGGGGGTGATGATGAGAAGATTGCAGGAAGTTGCAATAATATGCTTGCTAATCTTACAGGTATGATTTGTGATGGAGCAAAAGACACATGTGCATTTAAACTATCAACAAGTGCTGAAGAAGCAGTTGTAACTGCATATTTAGCAAATGAAGGTGTTATTGCAGAAGGTAATGTAGGCATCGTAGGGGATTCCATAGAAGATACTATAAGAAATTTAGGCTATCTATGTGAAGAAGGTCTAGATCATGCTGATTCTGCAATAATAAATATTATTAATAAAGGAGAATAG
- a CDS encoding dicarboxylate/amino acid:cation symporter, producing MSKLKDNLIVKLLVAVIIGIILGSVVGEGLIEILLTIKYIVGQFIFFCVPLVIIGFIAPAITSLKSNASKMLMAALAISYISSVGAALLSTVAGYALIPHLNISDTVEGLRELPAILFQLDIPPIMSVISALVLAIVLGLTVIWTKSETFDKLLQEFNNIMLKVVENMIIPILPVFILTTFAGLAYEGGITKQLPVFLKVIVIVIIGHFIWLAVLYGIAGVISKKNPVEVFKHYGPAYLTAVGTMSSAATLPVALKCARKSSVLDPEIADFAVPIGATIHLCGSVLTETFFVMTISQILYGQLPSLGTMLLFIILLGVFAVGAPGVPGGTVMASLGIVISVVGFNDAGVALLLSIFALQDSFGTACNVTGDGAIALMLTGMFKKEKASN from the coding sequence ATGAGTAAATTAAAGGACAATTTGATAGTAAAACTTTTAGTTGCTGTAATTATTGGTATCATTTTAGGTTCTGTTGTGGGAGAAGGATTGATTGAAATATTACTAACTATTAAATACATAGTAGGACAATTTATCTTCTTCTGCGTACCATTAGTAATCATAGGATTTATAGCTCCTGCAATAACTAGTCTTAAATCAAATGCAAGTAAGATGTTAATGGCTGCCTTAGCTATATCTTATATTTCATCTGTAGGAGCTGCGTTGCTTTCAACTGTAGCTGGATATGCTTTAATACCTCACTTAAATATATCAGATACTGTTGAAGGATTAAGAGAGTTACCTGCAATTTTATTCCAACTTGACATTCCACCTATAATGTCAGTTATATCAGCATTGGTATTAGCAATAGTTTTAGGACTTACAGTTATATGGACTAAGTCAGAAACATTTGATAAACTCTTACAAGAATTTAACAACATAATGTTAAAAGTCGTTGAAAATATGATTATACCTATTCTGCCAGTATTTATACTAACTACTTTTGCAGGACTTGCATATGAAGGTGGAATTACTAAACAACTTCCTGTATTTTTAAAGGTTATAGTAATAGTAATTATAGGACATTTTATATGGCTAGCTGTATTATATGGAATTGCAGGAGTTATATCTAAGAAAAATCCTGTGGAAGTATTTAAACATTATGGACCTGCATATTTAACAGCAGTAGGTACAATGTCAAGTGCAGCAACACTACCAGTTGCTTTAAAATGCGCTAGAAAATCATCTGTACTAGATCCAGAAATTGCTGACTTTGCAGTACCTATAGGTGCAACAATTCACCTTTGTGGCTCAGTATTAACAGAAACTTTCTTTGTAATGACTATTTCACAAATACTATATGGACAACTACCTTCATTAGGAACAATGTTACTATTCATAATTTTACTAGGTGTATTTGCAGTAGGAGCTCCAGGGGTACCAGGGGGGACAGTAATGGCATCACTAGGTATTGTCATAAGTGTAGTTGGATTCAATGATGCAGGTGTAGCATTATTATTATCAATATTTGCACTTCAAGATAGCTTTGGTACAGCTTGTAATGTAACAGGCGATGGTGCAATTGCATTAATGCTAACAGGAATGTTTAAAAAAGAAAAAGCATCAAATTAA
- a CDS encoding FtsX-like permease family protein produces the protein MGIILKYILNSIFEKKFRTFIIVFSVTLSAGLFFASNGMSVTMKNMYEALFRMQTGKADILIYPDSQSPSNSFMLKTEPVEGVKFIAGEVIASGRYHLPKKDALISKIKWKNLTIRGFDMAELEELNPVSFSQYAVNRPFEGNHIIISSLFADDYGFKVGDSIDLEINGQNRKVTVWGIGKPTGIFKHTPQSNTINALMPQDTLASLLDIKGRVQVGYVVLEEGVDKQSVEDQLGKQYTRYTVQRPFSEDELNTFTQFIVVPLFMMTTMVLFISIFIIYSTFKVITVERLPVIGTFRSIGATRKMTDTILIGESLTYGIIGGIFGNLVGIGFLYVIANVMAADPYSGGQLDVAIDISIGNLLMSFILAVGVALISSWIPIKRASKIPIKDLVLNTTEPKSRKDKQRLVIGISLFGLGFILPRIVPNSLAFVINIFSILASTVSLIMFVPFLTKAFLKVFERIYVLVFGNEGILAVKNINGNKNILNNISLLTIGISTILMINTISDSVGIEVLNAYKDWKFDIMFFLDEADRNTEQVLRGVDGVSSTYGAYESWAGVNVVDTHYTINYLQGIDIKRYRDYVDFHFDGDDDVDEAFQMLDEGRNIMVTLMIRDELNLSLGEEIILEMESGDKTYTVIGFFDSIMSNGSNAIISQKYYKTDMKQPYFGSFYIRTSKNPDEVLLSIQEKFMRRGASGDTIANMTKMNYDSNNQFMIILQAFSILAMLIGIFGVFNNYTISFIERQRSIAILRSVGLSKKQTIKMVMIEALTGGLIGGIIGIIGGLQMLSGIPYLVKAMVMPLKIHYTGIFFINSLIGGIIIATLASISPAIKTSRQNIVEAIKYE, from the coding sequence TTGGGAATTATTTTGAAGTATATTCTTAATAGTATTTTCGAGAAAAAATTTAGAACATTTATAATAGTATTCTCCGTTACCCTTTCTGCGGGGCTTTTCTTTGCGTCCAATGGAATGTCTGTGACAATGAAAAATATGTATGAGGCATTGTTTAGAATGCAAACTGGAAAGGCTGATATTCTCATCTATCCCGATAGCCAATCACCATCTAATAGTTTTATGTTAAAAACAGAGCCAGTGGAAGGTGTCAAATTCATAGCAGGGGAAGTTATTGCTTCTGGTAGGTACCATCTTCCTAAGAAAGACGCTTTAATATCGAAGATTAAATGGAAAAATCTTACTATTAGGGGATTTGATATGGCTGAATTAGAAGAGCTTAATCCTGTAAGCTTTAGTCAATATGCTGTTAATAGGCCTTTTGAAGGAAATCATATAATTATTAGTAGTCTCTTTGCAGATGACTATGGATTTAAGGTTGGGGACTCCATAGATTTAGAAATTAACGGTCAAAATAGAAAGGTAACGGTATGGGGGATTGGGAAACCTACAGGTATTTTTAAGCATACACCTCAATCAAATACCATAAATGCTTTAATGCCTCAGGATACCTTGGCATCACTTCTTGATATAAAAGGAAGAGTTCAAGTAGGATATGTTGTACTTGAGGAAGGTGTTGACAAACAATCCGTTGAGGACCAATTAGGTAAACAATATACAAGATATACAGTACAAAGACCTTTTTCAGAGGATGAATTAAATACTTTTACTCAATTTATTGTAGTTCCATTATTTATGATGACAACAATGGTATTGTTTATCAGTATATTTATCATATATTCTACATTTAAGGTAATAACCGTCGAACGGCTCCCAGTAATCGGCACCTTTCGAAGCATAGGCGCAACAAGAAAAATGACTGATACTATCCTAATTGGTGAAAGCTTGACCTATGGCATTATTGGGGGTATATTTGGGAACTTAGTAGGTATTGGATTTTTATACGTTATTGCCAATGTTATGGCAGCAGATCCTTATAGTGGTGGACAATTGGATGTAGCCATTGATATAAGTATTGGAAATCTTTTAATGTCATTTATATTAGCGGTAGGAGTTGCTTTGATCAGTTCATGGATTCCTATAAAAAGAGCATCTAAAATTCCAATTAAGGATTTAGTATTAAATACTACAGAACCAAAATCAAGGAAGGACAAACAACGACTTGTTATTGGAATTAGTTTATTTGGTCTTGGGTTTATACTACCTAGAATTGTACCGAATTCATTAGCATTTGTTATCAATATATTTAGTATTTTAGCTTCAACTGTTTCATTGATTATGTTTGTCCCTTTTTTAACCAAAGCTTTCTTAAAGGTATTTGAAAGAATTTATGTACTTGTATTTGGAAATGAGGGAATTCTTGCGGTTAAAAACATCAATGGCAACAAAAATATCTTAAACAATATATCACTTCTGACAATTGGAATTTCAACTATTCTTATGATAAATACCATTAGTGATAGTGTAGGAATCGAAGTGCTTAATGCTTATAAGGATTGGAAGTTCGATATTATGTTTTTTTTAGATGAGGCCGATAGAAATACAGAGCAAGTACTTCGTGGTGTAGATGGTGTTAGTAGCACATATGGTGCTTATGAATCTTGGGCAGGTGTCAATGTAGTAGATACCCATTATACAATTAATTATCTACAGGGAATTGATATTAAAAGATATAGAGATTATGTAGATTTTCATTTCGATGGAGATGATGATGTAGATGAAGCTTTTCAGATGCTAGATGAAGGTAGAAACATAATGGTTACTCTTATGATTAGGGATGAGCTGAATTTAAGCTTAGGAGAAGAAATTATATTGGAAATGGAAAGTGGAGATAAAACATATACAGTGATTGGATTCTTTGATTCCATAATGTCCAATGGTAGCAATGCTATTATTTCACAAAAATATTATAAAACAGATATGAAGCAGCCTTATTTTGGTAGTTTTTATATTAGAACATCTAAAAATCCTGATGAAGTGCTTTTGTCAATTCAAGAAAAGTTTATGAGACGAGGTGCTTCTGGTGACACTATTGCAAATATGACAAAGATGAATTATGATTCCAATAATCAATTTATGATTATTTTACAGGCATTTTCCATACTTGCAATGCTAATTGGCATATTTGGCGTTTTTAATAACTATACTATTAGCTTTATAGAGAGACAACGATCCATAGCAATACTACGTTCCGTTGGTTTAAGCAAGAAACAAACTATAAAGATGGTTATGATAGAAGCCTTAACTGGTGGTCTAATTGGAGGCATTATAGGAATTATTGGTGGTCTTCAGATGTTATCTGGGATTCCATACTTAGTAAAGGCAATGGTTATGCCACTTAAAATTCACTACACAGGGATATTCTTTATCAATTCGCTTATTGGTGGAATTATTATAGCTACTTTAGCATCAATCAGTCCAGCAATAAAGACATCTAGGCAAAATATTGTTGAAGCCATTAAATACGAGTAA
- a CDS encoding ABC transporter ATP-binding protein, translating to METIIEVVDLYKTFMLGAVPVEVLKDINLSITKGEFITIMGPSGSGKSTLLYLMGGLDSPTDGKIIINGSDIATLSDREQSVMRRREVGFVFQFYNLVPNLTVEENIMLPILLDGKQIKSYGEKLEEILNIVELSDRKTHTPRELSGGQQQRVAIARALINDPDIILADEPTGNLDSKTSEEVMKLLQRINQEKQKTIVQVSHSLDTARYGNRIINVKDGRVWE from the coding sequence ATGGAAACAATTATTGAAGTAGTTGACTTATATAAAACCTTTATGTTAGGGGCAGTCCCAGTGGAAGTATTAAAGGATATTAATCTTTCAATAACTAAAGGAGAATTTATAACTATCATGGGGCCATCAGGCTCTGGTAAAAGTACATTATTGTATTTAATGGGAGGTCTAGACAGTCCTACTGATGGAAAAATCATTATTAATGGTAGTGATATCGCTACTCTTTCGGATAGGGAACAAAGCGTGATGAGGCGTAGAGAGGTAGGATTCGTATTCCAATTTTATAATTTGGTTCCTAATTTGACTGTTGAAGAAAATATTATGCTTCCTATACTTTTAGATGGGAAACAAATAAAAAGTTATGGTGAAAAGTTAGAGGAAATTCTAAATATCGTAGAGTTATCTGATCGTAAAACACATACTCCCCGTGAATTATCAGGAGGTCAACAACAGCGTGTGGCAATAGCTCGAGCGCTAATCAATGATCCAGATATTATTTTAGCCGATGAACCTACGGGTAATCTAGATAGTAAAACATCTGAAGAGGTTATGAAGTTGCTACAACGAATTAACCAGGAAAAACAGAAAACCATTGTGCAGGTAAGCCATTCGTTAGATACTGCAAGATATGGTAATCGAATTATCAATGTAAAAGATGGAAGGGTGTGGGAGTAG